The Primulina tabacum isolate GXHZ01 chromosome 10, ASM2559414v2, whole genome shotgun sequence region ATCTTTTTACCAAAAACAAGAATTGGTTGTCCCTCATGGCTTCGAATTATCCCACCAAGTGCGAAGCTATTACAACCTTCATTATAAGATGCATCCACGTCCAGGCGTAGAGTATTCATAGGGGGAGCAATCCAAGAATTCGGGGAGCTGAACGATTCATGGTGTGGAACTAGCCACAGAGTTTAGCGTGCCTCTTGGAAATCTTTCAAAATGCTAGTGCACCACTCCACATTGATCACACGGGGGTACTCATTACGGAGATGTGTAAGACGAAGTCTCTCACTCCAAATGGCCCACGACCGCATCACAAAGCCTTCAAACTCTTCCTtagtcaacttatctttcatacAGAGTGATATGTCCGAAGCTTCCAGGTGGCGTGCTTGTTTTAAGATGTGCCAAAACCCAGTTCTTTTCCAACAATGCTTTATGCCCGAGCAGTTGAACAGAGCGTGGGTAGTGGAGTCGCAAGCATGATGACAAAAAGGGCATGACCCAATAACTGGAACATGGTGGACCAATAAATTATGATTTGTGGGGATAATATTCTGGAGAACCCTCCACCAAAACACTCGGACCTTCGGCGGGATGTTAAGAGACCAAATAAACCGCCAGCAATCTTTAGAATGGTGGCTCGAGCTCGAGGGAGGAGAATCAAACAAACTGATCTCTGCCTTGTATTCATTCCGAACTGAATATTACCTTCCGGATCAAGAGCCCAAAACCGAATGTCTTTTTTTTGAGTTGGATAGAGAGGAATTGATAATATGTACTTAACTAGATGTGAAGAGAAAAGGTTGTGGATGATGTTCTCTTTCCAATTCTCTCCGTCGATAAGAGAGCTAACTGTAGGGAAATTCTCAGAATTAGGCTGGCGCTCCACCCGGCTCAATATCCCTGGGATCCATCGATCCCCAAAAGTAGCAATTTTCGAACCATCTCCAACTTTCCAACATAGCCCTTTTTCCAGCAGCGTCCGGCTCCATAACAACGATCGCCAAATATAGGACGGGTTACTGCCAAGAGGTGCTTCCATGATATCAAGATGTCGAAAGTACCGAGCTTTCAATAAACGAGCGAGCAAGGAGCCTGGATTAGTAATAATACGCCAAACATGTTTGGCCAGTAAAGCTTTATTGAAAGTCTCAAGATGGCGGAAGCCCAATCCCCCCATGCACTTTGGGCGACAAAGAGCACTCCACCTTTTTCAATGTAAGCGTCTCCTCCCTTGTTCCATTCCCCACCAGAAATTAGCGCATTCTCGTTCAATCTCCTCGCAAATAGATTTTGAGATACGAAAACACGACATGGCATAAGTAGGTATAGCTTGTAGCACAAATTTGATCAAGGTCTCCTTCCCTCCCAccgaaaaataattatttccccACCCTTGAATTTTAGTCACAACCCTTTCCACAAGGTACCGGAATTGAAGCTTTTTACTACGACTAGAAGCAACTGGTAGGCCTAAGTACACTTCATGTCCCTGAACCACAGGTATCGCCAGTGCCGATTTTATTTGATCTTCCATTTGGACAGTAGTGTTTGGACTGAAAGATAAAGATAATTTCTCAAAATTAATAAGTTGCCCCAAAGCCCTTTCGTATAACGATAGACAATTACGAATTGCCATACAATCTTCCATTGTCGCTCTGAAGAACAAGAGGCTATCATCAGCAAAAAATAGATGGGAGATAGTCGGGCAGGAGGGAGCTAGACGCACTCCATGTAAAAGTCTCCTGGATTCAAGAGATAAGAGAGCTGAGGACAGACCATGAGCACATAGCACAAACAGGTAAGGGGACAGTGGGTCGCCTTGTCTCAACCCTCTACTTGGAGTAATATTTCCAATCAGATCGCCATTCAGTAAGACAGAGTATCTAACAGATGTCACGCACCGCATGATCTTCTCCACCCAAATAGGCACAAAACCCAGTCGAATCATTATCTTCTGAAGAAAACACCACTCAACTCGGTCGTACGCTTTGCTCATATCAAGTTTTAGCGCAACATATCCTTTTTGGCCCTATTTTCTACTTCTGATCCAGTGCAGTGTCTCAAAACTTAGAATAATATTATCTGAAATGAGTCGTTCGGGAATAAATGCACTCTGAAACTCATTAACAGTCTGCCCGAGTACTGGACCAAGTCTGTTCGTTAGAGCTCGAGCAACTATTTTATAACAAACATTACATAGACTGATTGGCCTGTAATCCTTCATTGTCAAAGGGCTCTTAATTTTCGGTATAAGAGTGACACAAGTTGTATCCATTCAGCAATATTTCCCCCATCATTAAGAATGCTAAGGACAGCAGCCGTTACCTCaccttctattacatcccaaaatttctgaaaaaataAGACTGACATACCATCGGGTCCTGGGGCTTTGTCGGGGTGCATATCAAAGAGTGCTTTGCGTACTTCGAGAGCTGAGAAAAGCTCACATAAAATCTCATTCATATGTCCATCAATCTTTGGCGTCACACAATCCAGAATCATATTGCGATCATCCTGAGAGGGATTACTTGATGTGAATAAATCCACAAAATAGTGGTCTATAATATCAGACATGCTGTTCTGCTCCATGCACCAGTCTCCATGCGAAGAAACCAGACCCTTTATATGGTTTTTTGCTCGGCGAGTCGAGGCACGAGCGTGGAAGAATTTGGAGTTCCGGTCTCCATGAGCTAGCCAAGAAACTCTACTCCTTTGTCGCCAATATAATTCTTCTTTGTACGCTAGCTTCTCAATCTCGCGTTCTAGATTGCCAATTTGTATAGCCGAGTGTTGCCAGTGACTATGCGATTTCAAAATATTCAGCTGGTgttgttttcttttaatttgGCGAGGAAGATTATGAAAGCGAGCACCTGCCCAAACCCGCAGTGATTCCTTACAACTCAAAAGACGGTCAGGTAATGAGATAGACCTATCAGATTTGCGCCATCCCCGTTCCATTACCTCTCGACAATCAGCTTCAGTAAGCCAGTGAGGTTCAAAACGGAACACATTGTGCTTTCTAGACAGATGTTGTTGCGGTACTCGGAGTTCAATGTAGATAGGTCTATGATCGGAGTGGAGGAATTCCAGTGAGTGAACTTTAGAGGCAGGGAGTAGAAGCCTCCAAGCAAGAGACGCCACATACCGATCAAGGCGAGCAAAAATAAGGGCGTCCGAAGAACGGCGGTTTACCCATGTAAAGAACTCGCCCTCTGCATGGAGATCCTGGAGAGAACAATCATTCAGAACATCCCGAAACGCTCTAGTCTGAGAGAGTGGCCGATTGTTACCTCCCAATATTTCTCGGTCAAAGCATATCTCATTAAAATCCCCCCTACCAGCCATGGAAGGGTGCAGAGTTCTGGGACTGAACAAAGACGCCTAAGTAGGTCCCAGGAGAAATGTCGACGGCTAGAGTCTGGGTTCCCATAAAAACCTGTGAATCTCCATAGCTTCTCCTCATGCTGAATAGAGCAGTCGATGTGGCCAGAAGAGTATGAGTGAATACTAACTGCAAAAGGCGTACGCCATAACAACATTAGGCCCCCACTTTTTCCATTACAATCTACTACAAATAAACCATCAAACCTCAGAACGTGCTTCCACCGTTGACATTTATAACCCATCATTTTCGTCTCACAAATGAAAACAAGGGTTGGGTTCTTTTCTGCGACAAGTCGCCTTAGTTCACGGAATGCTCTTTGGTTCCCAAGCCCTCGAGCATTCCAAGAGATACAACTCATTGGTATCGGCGGGGTTGCTTAGCAACCACCGCCGCTTCAATAGTTTCAATCTGAACTGTAGATTCCTCAAGCACTCGTTTCTTAGGGGTGATAGGATTGACACCGGGAGAAACCATACCTACTGATGAAGACACATTGATATTGTTTTTAATATTAGCCCCATGGTCACGAGCATGACGTTTCCACTTTTTTTGTCCATGAGTCGTCTGGGTGGATTCGATGTCAAGAGTGTGCGAGCTAGGCAGATCAGCTAGGGCCAAATTATTGTTACTGACCCCATCAGTGGGAATAATACACGTGGGATTGATCGGGAGAGGAGCCTGGGTACTTTGAAGTAGAGTTAAATCCCGACTCGCTGTTGGAGAAAAAGAAGTTCCCTCGGGGAGAGGGACTAGTAAACCAGCATGACCTTTGTCCTTGGAAGTCAGAGCAGTGTTTTCAGCAGTCACTGAATGATGGTCCGAGTCACCACTCCGAATGTCTTCATTGGGCTTATTAGATTTAGCAGAAAAAACTTTCCGTTCGCCCCCCCTTGAATTCCCTGCACGTAACCAACAGCCATACGCCATTTTACCCGATTCTTCCGGGGGAGATGGACAATCCCGAAAAGTATGTCCGAGACAACGACAATTGTAGCAGAAATCTGGTAGCCTTTCATATCCTAAGATGACAATGATATCCTCATCTTCTTTGTTGACAGAGACCCTTAAAGATTTTTTAAGGGGTTTATAAACATTGATACGTACCTTTATTCGAGCAAAGTGTCCCATGACGAAACCATTCTCTCGCGTATCAATCTCCTCCACTTCACCGAtttgatttcttttttttttttgaagaacaTCC contains the following coding sequences:
- the LOC142504923 gene encoding uncharacterized protein LOC142504923, which encodes MGGLGFRHLETFNKALLAKHVWRIITNPGSLLARLLKARYFRHLDIMEAPLGSNPSYIWRSLLWSRTLLEKGLCWKVGDGSKIATFGDRWIPGILSRVERQPNSENFPTVSSLIDGENWKENIIHNLFSSHLVKYILSIPLYPTQKKDIRFWALDPEVIGSCPFCHHACDSTTHALFNCSGIKHCWKRTGFWHILKQARHLEASDISLCMKDKLTKEEFEGFVMRSWAIWSERLRLTHLRNEYPRVINVECSPNSWIAPPMNTLRLDVDASYNEGCNSFALGGIIRSHEGQPILVFGKKIEKPISVTFAELLAIQIRVNISREHNIGIHLIILDSLLAVQAVTSGDENRSYVGTLASDIRGLLSHMGNPSLRHVRRTANNVAHSVASFAVSSPSYFVWKRGDFPFWLINLVIKDLDLIQ